ATAACAACATATATTCTAaacttttaagtaaaattatagttatttCATATAAGTAagcttattaattataattttttaattgaaaatgatcttagttaaaatattatttcaataaaatgattaaatttcacgagaaaaatctattaatcatatttgattaaatgaaaataatcttCAATGAGTGGAATTAAAGATATCAATTCAAGAAACTATTAAGTTctctaattaaatattctactataaatttaaacaccataaacttataaattaattacttgaatttaataactcatgataaattaattaatttaattttataattcatatcggttaattgagtttgttagatttatgaactttatattaatcatgtgaaagaatgtaaaataaaatatgcataaaagcAATAATACATGCACATGTTTTCcgtcttttaattttgttgatttgatttCCACTTTCTTTCGTTTTAACATAATtctcactttatttatttgatggAGATTCACAATATGAATTATATGGTAAGTTTACAACAATTATCTCTTTATAATAGCATGCTATAGGTGTATAATAATCACCTCTCTATTACAGTCAAAATATGGGCAGACAAATAGGGTTGTTATAGAGGGGGTTGACTGTATatcaactttgattttgtgcaattttatacatgacattttgatttgattcaattttaaaatcactAACATTATTATTGATGTAACaccatcttttatttaatattagatACACATGTAAGTatacttatatttataaaaatagattgatgtattcattttattaaatgagaTTGGTAAAAGAGCTTTTAGTCCCTCTCAATATCAATATTGAGCAAATTGATCCTCTCAAAAAATTGAAGCAATTTAATTCCTGTAAATTTcgaaagtgagcaactaaggGCAATTAATCATTGCATTAATTAATGTTCTTTGTCAATTGTATATCATTtcgattggtataataacaaatttagccttcaaattttatacattctatcaatttggtcttgatttaacaaatttagcctgcAACttttgtgtaaatgttgagactagatttgttgaattttttagaatcaagaccacattgaaaaattatgtaaacaCCGAGAGCTAAActtgttattatatcaaaaaacTTATATACAATTGACAAAAGACATTAACACTATGATTAATTGTCATTAGTTGCTTACTTTTCAAATTGATAGGATtaaattgcttcatttttttagaGGAACCAATTTGTTCAATATCGGAATTGAAAGGGACTAGAGAGGTCTTTTACTAATGAgaacaattgaatcaaaatctgattttttgtatatgtttaaaccaaaaccaaagTAATTGCACAAGATTAAagttaaatatcaaattacacattaaatcaaatttaatgtataattttattatttatcccttgtatttattattagtttaaaatattagtatgaTATATTCACCCTAAAGTATGAAATGGTACATCTAAACATATTGATACCGATATATACCGGTAGCAATAAAAATGATAGACTCATTAACTACTTATTTATAACAACACTAATACCAATTAAGAGTAAGATATTAGGTGGACTTCCAAGTTGATTCATAGTTTGTCCTTATTCTCAAGGGCTAAGAAAAAAATCCTATGGAAGCGAAAGTTGATCTGAATGGAGATATTTGGATGGTTTATGGAATGCAAATTCAAACATCGCTATTACTTGAAATTGAaccgaattttattttttatttaatataattacttttaattttgtatgatataaaaatattattttatatttaaaatagagaaaataatttaaaatttttgaaaaattattatttttagaaatatttatgtaaattttttgaaattttatcaaataatatttaaaaatataacacaaaactcgttttattaaaaaattataaaaataaaaataaaaataaaaataatataaaaaaccgAAATCCAAATCAAACCGAATAAATTATAAGGATTTCGACTAACGTAACTAATATCGCCCCTATTATTGGTGATCTAAAATTTCAGATTAGAAACAATTTACATACACTGAACATGACCAACGTgaacaaaaggaaaatttgtttccagaaatagaaataaaggATTTCATATCTGCGTGTAATTAATGCCCCTAGGATTCTTTCACATTGGACCATTTAGAATAACAGAAAGGTCCATCCTTCCACTATATACGTACACATtcatgtatgtgtatataataTAGCTTCTTCGTGAGCAAAAACCCaccaaatatttctcatcttttgaAGTTCTCGAACAAGTTACAGTCCTCAAAACGAATGGCAGCCATGAAAGTTCATGGATACCCTTTGTCAACAGCTACTCAAAGGGTCCTTGCTTGCCTTTACGAAAAAGATGTTGAGTTTCAGTTTGTTAACGTAGACATGGTCGCTGGAGAGCATAAATCCCCAAATTTCCTTCCCCTCAACGTATGTATCCatatatattttagcattttaaaagaaaaaaaaaatattacaagaCAGGATTTAGcttctgtcttttttttttttttgggtgtttGCCTAAAAAACCCATTTATGAGAAAACTGGAATCTTACATTTCTGGCTATGGTGATGCAGCCATTTGGTCAAGTTCCAGCTTTTGAAGAAGGGGACTTGAAACTCTTTGGTaaagtttttcctttttataacagCGAAAACCCTTAAAATCGTTGGTTTCTTCGACTATTTTTAGCTAACCACCTTTTGAACATTTTGTCACATACAGAATCAAGGGCAACCACCCACTATATCGCCCATGAATACGCCGATAAAGGGACCCAACTCTTGTTGCCGGGTTCTAACAAGACGATGGCAGTCTTTCAATTGTGGAAGGAAGTTGAAGCTCACCAGTTCGACCCTCCATCGACGAAGCTAGTCTTTGAGCTGCGTTACAAGCCCCATTTTGGGATGACCACCGACACGGCGGTTGTGGAAGAATACGAAGCTAAGTTTGCCAAAGTTTTAGATGTGTACGAGGCTCGTTTGGCTGAGTCCAAGTACTTGGCTTGTGACCACTTCACCTTGGCCGATCTGCATCACCTCCCTACTGTTCAGTACTTGTTGGGGAGCTCGGCCAAGAAGCTGTTTGATTCGCGGCCACATGTGAGCGCTTGGGTGGCTGATATCACTGCAAGGCCAGCTTGGAGCAAGGTGATGGGTATGCTGAAACAGTAAACACTTGGGGTACAACAATTAGTATTGAATGAATAAAGGCAGGGGTGTAAACGTTTGCAGTTTGGTTTCAATGTTGTGCGTCTCTCGTTTGTTGAAATTACAAGTCTCCTGTCCTAATCATTGTGTCTCGAATCATTACTAAAAGAGATCAAAATCGAGGACTTGGGGATGCAATATAAGAAGCTATTTTGTATTGAACGaataatgtttgattttaatgtcTGTGTCTGATTAGATGACTTTATGTTACATGATTTGAACCGTAATCCAAAtcatatcttttttttaaagaaaaatcttatcctttttaaatgataattattggGTTAGTGTAaattttagtcactaaatttGCTGATTGGTACTTTTTATATACATTAACTTAACAATCGTTAATCAAATTGGATTTTCTTTTGGGTCTTTGATAACTTCATCATTTTTTTATCGTAATGCGGTAACGTCTTAGGATAagtaacaagaaaataaaaatataaatattcgagaattttttaaaattaccagaaaaatcttaaaaattagaaaaaatgtaaaaatatctgaattttttcttaaaaacaacttcttatatattttataatttaaaaataaaaattactaaaattcacgtttaaaatgaataagataaagatatcatcaaattttaaacatttaatttattaaagtcctcataattattttattagatatAAGTATAAAAGCTAATtatgttattaaaaaaaactataacttacttttttttaaacaatttcattataggttctggtcatatctattctttttgacacaatgcctaaAACTATCCATAATTTCATTCAGCTCGCTCAAGCCCATGTCCTCTTGTATTGGCAACAATATTTATGCCGGTTGAATAACTATAAACTTACTTAAATGAAGGTTAAAAAAGTATCAACTTAGgctttattttataaactatagaaaaaattaagttaattgtaaattaatattttcaataatttaatatttttacatacagttgataatataaaataaaacaattcattctaatttattctataaaaaGTGTAGAAAATGATAAGTGGATGAAAGTTACATATCATTTAAtggagaaaattttaatttattttattttgagtgttgtttgataaactgaaaaaaatagtaatttaagcTATAAATTTTTTCtgatatattacttaaaattaattatgaaatataattagattgtttgataaatatagattttaattataaaaattatattttatattttatccttaattttaaacatttcaccttattctaaaaaaatcaaaatttaaatattaagtttttataggataatataatattaaaataaataaaataaaattcaattaattgaaatattttgtatcTCTTGTctacttattatttttcacacttTTTGTAGAAAAATTCTATCgattgttttcattttgaattatcaaactgtgaaaaaaattaaatcattaaaaatattaattttcagtggatttaattttttcaatagtTTATCAAAATgcctaaatttatttaatttacattatattatcccataaataatttgtatttaaaataatattttgttttaaataagataaaatgtttaaaattaaggataaaaccttaaataaaatttatcataatttaaaatttttatttatcaaacaatcaaattatattatgtacataattttaagtaatatattaaaaaatttataacttaaatgcaataattaaaattttaatatttatgaacttattataattaatttaataataaattttgattgaacTGAAAATCATAGAAAGATcaatatttaattgtattatcATAGATGAAACTCTATACAAGAGCAAAAAATCTTCAACCACCTTCACTCgttcacacacacacatatttttaattttaggtattatgataaatttaatttttaaatgtttatttctttttatcaattaagttttattttttagtcaCTTTTgcattcaacttttttttttctgaaagaaAAGCCTGCCACTTTATTAAGACAAACAgacctttaaaagaaaataaagctaccaaacaaaataaaaaagaaaagctccA
The Gossypium raimondii isolate GPD5lz chromosome 8, ASM2569854v1, whole genome shotgun sequence DNA segment above includes these coding regions:
- the LOC105791436 gene encoding glutathione S-transferase F6 → MAAMKVHGYPLSTATQRVLACLYEKDVEFQFVNVDMVAGEHKSPNFLPLNPFGQVPAFEEGDLKLFESRATTHYIAHEYADKGTQLLLPGSNKTMAVFQLWKEVEAHQFDPPSTKLVFELRYKPHFGMTTDTAVVEEYEAKFAKVLDVYEARLAESKYLACDHFTLADLHHLPTVQYLLGSSAKKLFDSRPHVSAWVADITARPAWSKVMGMLKQ